In one window of Vibrio sp. DW001 DNA:
- a CDS encoding inner membrane protein YpjD has translation MDSLIAIAAAILYAIATATIVSGLSQQTHIKAKTVFVSAALAIILHVWLLHGQIHNSSSGQNLSMLNVASLVSFITSLVMSLAMFKTRLWFLLPVVYGFSIISILASNFLPGAFITHFEGKMGLLIHITIALFAYATLTIAALYAIQLAWLDYKLKNKKAMAVNPNLPPLLKVERQLFNIILIGNGLLTLTLLSGFVFLDDMFARGSAHKSILSFVAWVIYSVLLWGHYQKGWRGKKVTWFAIAGATLLTLAYFGSRFVREIILN, from the coding sequence ATGGACAGTTTAATCGCTATTGCCGCTGCCATTTTATATGCAATTGCTACTGCAACAATAGTCTCAGGGCTATCTCAGCAAACCCACATAAAGGCAAAAACTGTCTTCGTGAGCGCAGCGTTAGCCATTATTCTCCACGTATGGTTATTACATGGCCAAATTCACAACAGTTCAAGCGGACAAAACTTGAGCATGCTCAATGTTGCTTCTCTCGTCAGTTTTATTACTTCATTAGTAATGAGCTTGGCGATGTTTAAAACCCGTTTGTGGTTTTTGTTGCCTGTCGTTTACGGTTTTTCGATTATTAGTATTCTCGCTTCAAATTTCTTACCTGGTGCATTCATCACTCACTTTGAAGGGAAAATGGGATTGTTAATCCATATTACAATCGCACTATTCGCTTACGCGACCTTAACGATTGCCGCACTATATGCAATTCAGCTCGCTTGGTTAGACTATAAATTGAAAAACAAAAAAGCGATGGCAGTGAACCCTAACCTCCCACCATTATTAAAAGTAGAAAGGCAGCTTTTTAACATTATCCTCATTGGTAATGGTCTGCTAACCTTAACTCTATTATCTGGATTCGTATTTTTAGATGATATGTTTGCGCGTGGTTCTGCCCATAAATCTATTCTTTCTTTTGTTGCTTGGGTAATTTATTCCGTATTACTCTGGGGACATTATCAAAAAGGTTGGCGTGGTAAAAAGGTAACATGGTTTGCTATTGCAGGTGCGACCTTGCTTACACTTGCCTATTTTGGCAGCCGATTTGTTCGAGAAATCATTTTGAACTAG
- a CDS encoding CNNM domain-containing protein, with product MNDISTGVLFTILACLIVISGYFSGSETGMMSLNRYRLKHLAGKGHKGAKRVEKLLSRPDRLIGLILIGNNLVNILASAIATILGMRLFGDLGVAIATGLLTLVVLVFAEVTPKTLASLYPERVAYASSIILNILMKVLAPVVLMVNLITNGVLRLFGIKATHPTEDPLSSDELRTVVNEAGGLIPRGHQEMLVSILDLENVTVDDIMVPRNEITGIDINDDWKSIVRQLTHSPHGRVVLYRDQIDEVVGMLRLREAYRLMLEKNEFTKETLLRAADEVYFIPEATPLNVQLLKFQRNKERIGLIVDEYGDIIGLVTLEDILEEIVGEFTTSIAPSLSEEITPQGDGSFLIEGSANIRDINKGLKWQLPTDGPRTLNGLILEHLEDIPESQVSIEVEKHLMEIMKFTENKISLVKVFPARK from the coding sequence TTGAATGACATATCAACGGGTGTACTGTTTACCATACTCGCATGTCTAATCGTCATTTCTGGTTATTTTTCAGGTTCTGAGACTGGAATGATGTCCTTAAACCGATATCGACTAAAGCATCTGGCTGGAAAAGGCCATAAAGGTGCAAAACGTGTCGAAAAGCTATTAAGCCGTCCCGACCGTTTAATTGGCCTTATTCTCATTGGAAACAACTTAGTCAACATCCTCGCCTCTGCCATTGCGACCATACTTGGAATGCGTCTATTTGGTGATCTTGGTGTCGCAATAGCGACGGGATTATTAACACTTGTTGTGCTTGTCTTTGCCGAAGTTACCCCTAAAACATTAGCTTCGCTCTATCCAGAAAGAGTCGCCTATGCCAGCAGTATTATATTAAACATACTGATGAAGGTGCTTGCACCCGTCGTTCTAATGGTGAATTTAATTACCAATGGTGTATTACGATTATTCGGTATAAAAGCGACACACCCTACTGAAGACCCTTTAAGCTCTGATGAGCTTCGTACTGTTGTAAACGAGGCTGGAGGTCTCATTCCTCGTGGGCACCAAGAAATGCTGGTATCCATTCTCGATTTAGAGAACGTCACTGTAGATGACATTATGGTGCCTAGAAATGAAATTACGGGTATCGATATTAATGATGACTGGAAATCCATCGTTCGCCAATTGACTCATTCACCACATGGACGAGTAGTACTTTATCGCGACCAGATAGACGAAGTTGTCGGTATGCTGCGTTTACGTGAAGCTTATCGTTTAATGCTGGAAAAAAATGAGTTTACAAAAGAGACGCTTTTACGCGCAGCAGATGAGGTTTACTTCATACCAGAAGCGACGCCACTAAACGTGCAACTACTGAAATTCCAACGCAATAAAGAAAGAATAGGACTCATTGTCGATGAATATGGCGATATTATTGGTCTTGTCACTCTAGAGGATATTTTGGAAGAGATCGTTGGTGAATTTACGACGTCTATAGCACCAAGTCTATCTGAAGAAATCACCCCACAAGGTGATGGGAGCTTCCTCATTGAAGGAAGTGCCAATATCCGTGACATTAATAAGGGTTTGAAGTGGCAACTGCCTACGGACGGACCAAGAACACTTAATGGACTTATATTAGAACACCTAGAAGATATCCCTGAAAGCCAAGTTAGTATCGAGGTTGAAAAACACCTAATGGAAATAATGAAGTTTACGGAAAACAAGATCAGTTTAGTTAAAGTATTTCCCGCTCGGAAGTAG
- the luxS gene encoding S-ribosylhomocysteine lyase, with the protein MPLLDSFTVDHTRMNAPAVRVAKTMQTPKGDTITVFDLRFCVPNKEILSEQGIHTLEHLYAGFMRAHLNGAGIEIIDISPMGCRTGFYMSLIGTPAEERVADAWLAAMEDVLKVENQNNIPELNEYQCGTYGMHSLADAKNIAKNVIEAGILVNKNDELALPASMLEELNK; encoded by the coding sequence ATGCCGTTACTAGATAGTTTTACTGTTGATCACACAAGAATGAATGCACCAGCTGTTCGCGTGGCAAAAACTATGCAAACGCCCAAAGGGGATACAATAACTGTATTTGATTTGCGTTTTTGTGTGCCAAATAAAGAGATACTCTCTGAACAAGGTATTCACACGTTAGAGCATTTATATGCCGGCTTTATGCGTGCACATTTAAATGGTGCGGGTATTGAAATTATCGATATCTCTCCAATGGGTTGCCGTACTGGTTTTTATATGAGTTTGATTGGCACTCCAGCAGAAGAGCGCGTAGCAGATGCGTGGTTAGCCGCGATGGAAGATGTGCTAAAGGTAGAGAACCAAAATAACATTCCAGAGCTAAATGAATATCAATGTGGTACCTATGGTATGCACTCTTTAGCCGATGCGAAAAATATCGCCAAAAATGTGATTGAAGCTGGGATTCTAGTAAATAAAAATGACGAGTTAGCTTTGCCTGCTTCTATGTTGGAAGAGCTGAATAAGTAA
- the gshA gene encoding glutamate--cysteine ligase: MTNFSSRLKKVAKNPDNFKNIGRGVERETLRYTLDGHLALTPHPTGLGSALTNKWVTTDFSESLLEFITPVSTDVEELIGQLSDIHHFTVKEMGEEKLWPLSMPCYVENEDDIAFAQYGSSNVGKMKTLYRKGLKNRYGSLMQIISGVHFNFSFPESLWDSLYGEQSESDRANTKSDEYFNVIRNYYRFGWLIPYFFGASPAICSSFLQGRETELPFENIGQTLYLPYGTSLRLSDLGYTNSAQSELQINYNNLDGYLDGLEKAIQTPSSDFAQIGIKIDGEYQQLNSNVLQIENELYAPIRAKRVGQSGEKPSEALKRGGVEYIEVRSLDVNPFSPIGVTKEQIRFLDLFLTWCLIKDTGPIDNKELCCWKDNWTRVIQEGRKPDLMLTEDCDGKERTLHDYTKHIFSDLQLIAVEMDMASDGDEYQQTCQELMTWIDNPELTISGQLLERTKELGGIGQVGCTYGREYRDYHLTNNYNVYSQQEMQYEVSASLQAQKEIEQADEVNFDEFLEDYFSYLK, encoded by the coding sequence TTGACAAATTTTTCCTCAAGACTGAAAAAAGTAGCGAAAAACCCTGATAATTTTAAAAACATTGGTCGTGGTGTTGAGCGCGAAACTCTTCGATACACCTTGGATGGGCATTTAGCACTAACCCCCCATCCTACTGGTTTAGGGTCTGCATTGACAAACAAATGGGTGACCACCGATTTTTCAGAATCATTATTGGAGTTTATTACCCCTGTTTCTACTGATGTAGAAGAATTAATTGGTCAGCTATCTGATATTCACCATTTTACCGTGAAAGAGATGGGAGAAGAGAAGCTTTGGCCTCTCTCCATGCCTTGCTATGTCGAGAATGAAGATGATATCGCCTTCGCTCAGTATGGCTCATCGAATGTAGGTAAAATGAAAACGTTATACCGTAAAGGACTTAAAAACCGTTATGGTAGTTTGATGCAGATTATTTCTGGTGTTCATTTTAATTTTTCGTTTCCTGAAAGTTTATGGGATTCTCTTTACGGCGAGCAATCAGAAAGCGATAGAGCCAATACGAAATCAGATGAATACTTCAACGTTATCCGAAATTATTACCGTTTTGGTTGGTTAATTCCTTATTTTTTCGGTGCCTCTCCTGCTATTTGCTCCTCTTTCTTACAAGGTAGAGAAACTGAATTACCTTTTGAAAATATCGGTCAGACGCTTTATCTTCCTTATGGTACATCCTTACGATTAAGTGACTTAGGTTATACCAATAGCGCTCAGAGTGAGTTGCAAATTAATTATAATAATCTTGATGGGTATTTAGACGGTTTAGAAAAAGCAATTCAAACGCCTTCAAGCGATTTCGCTCAAATTGGTATCAAGATAGACGGAGAGTATCAACAGCTTAATAGTAATGTTCTGCAAATTGAAAATGAGTTGTATGCGCCTATTCGTGCCAAGCGCGTAGGTCAATCTGGTGAAAAACCATCAGAAGCATTAAAACGTGGCGGAGTAGAGTATATAGAAGTACGCTCATTGGACGTAAACCCATTCAGTCCGATAGGGGTAACAAAAGAACAGATTCGATTTTTAGACCTCTTTTTAACCTGGTGCTTGATTAAAGATACCGGCCCGATAGACAATAAAGAGCTTTGCTGTTGGAAGGATAACTGGACTAGAGTTATTCAAGAAGGTCGTAAACCCGATTTGATGTTGACGGAAGACTGTGATGGCAAAGAGCGTACGCTACACGATTATACTAAGCACATTTTTTCTGATCTACAGTTGATCGCCGTTGAGATGGATATGGCGAGTGATGGTGATGAGTATCAGCAAACATGCCAAGAACTGATGACGTGGATAGACAATCCTGAATTGACAATTTCTGGTCAGCTATTAGAGAGAACAAAAGAGCTAGGGGGTATTGGTCAGGTTGGTTGTACCTATGGCCGCGAATATAGAGATTACCATTTAACAAATAACTATAATGTTTATAGTCAACAAGAGATGCAATATGAAGTAAGCGCTTCTCTTCAAGCTCAAAAAGAGATAGAGCAAGCTGACGAAGTGAATTTTGATGAGTTTCTTGAAGACTACTTCTCATACCTAAAATAA
- a CDS encoding pitrilysin family protein: MKKIGLSAIFLIALYGCSQTASTDNNIQVPEGFTFIEQSLAQPNKVSIPYSKFVLDNGLTLILSPDDSDPLVHVDVTYHVGSAREDVGKSGFAHFFEHMMFQGSEHVGDQEHFKIITEAGGTLNGTTNRDRTNYFETIPSNQLEKILWLESDRMGFLIDAVSQKKFEIQRDTVKNERAQNYDNRPYGLMWERLGEALYPEGHPYSWQTIGYVEDLDRVDVNDLKAFFLRWYGPNNATLTIGGDIDVEQTLNWVSKYFGSIPEGPAVENSEKQPVKLDRDKYITLEDRIKQPMVMIGWPTTYRGEESQTALDTLASILGSGKNSVLYQELVKTEKAIDAGAFHQCAELSCSFYVYAMGDSGDQGDLSKIYDDLMGALVNFKANGVEQGKLEQIIGQAESSAVFALQSVHGKVTQLASNETFYGQPDRIERQLEQLKGVTPEAVMNAYNTFVEGKNKVTLSVVPKGKLDLEVRKVDFITPERTLPKYNKIESSDLEYSKAKDSFDRTIMPPVGGAVKGNMPELYNVYLDNGIEVLGTESSETPTVELQILLPAGHRYVSKGKEGLANFTSELMQEGTTEKSIEAIQAELDKLGSSISFGSGNYTTTISVSSLKKNLSQTLAIVEEMLFKPEFKQDDFDRLKKQSLEGLIYEHQRPAWLASQATRQILFGRSTFGRSNDGTLKSIESIQLEDVKAFYNSNYTPLGTQVIIVGDISKEKLIPNLKFLSKWEGSDAPILRPQIVKPPVGQHIYLVDKPSAPQSVIRLVRQGLPYDTVGEQYLNQLANFNLAGNFNSRINQNLREDKGYTYGASGYHASNKEIGIIVFDAQVRADSTVPSIQEFIKEMKRYSEDGMTSQELAFMRLAVGQQDALKYETPSQKARLLSNILNYSLDDDYIEQRNAVLSNVNRSTLNEVASKWFNPTDYQIIVVGDAKSLKPQLEDLDIPVVELEISK; encoded by the coding sequence ATGAAAAAAATAGGGCTCAGTGCGATCTTTTTGATCGCCTTATATGGCTGTTCTCAAACAGCATCAACAGATAATAATATTCAAGTACCTGAAGGTTTTACTTTCATCGAGCAATCATTAGCTCAACCCAACAAGGTTTCGATACCTTATTCCAAGTTCGTTCTTGATAACGGGCTCACATTGATCTTGTCACCGGATGATTCAGACCCTTTAGTACATGTGGATGTAACTTATCACGTTGGTTCAGCAAGAGAGGATGTCGGGAAATCTGGTTTTGCCCATTTTTTTGAACACATGATGTTTCAAGGTTCAGAACATGTGGGGGATCAAGAGCATTTTAAAATAATTACTGAAGCTGGTGGGACGTTAAATGGTACGACCAACCGAGATAGAACCAATTATTTTGAAACCATTCCCTCCAATCAATTAGAGAAAATTCTTTGGTTAGAATCGGATCGTATGGGGTTTCTTATTGATGCCGTATCACAAAAAAAATTCGAAATACAACGAGATACGGTTAAGAATGAGCGTGCACAAAATTATGACAATCGTCCATACGGTTTAATGTGGGAGCGATTAGGTGAAGCTCTTTATCCCGAAGGCCATCCATATTCTTGGCAAACAATTGGCTATGTAGAAGATTTAGATAGAGTAGATGTTAACGATTTGAAAGCATTTTTTCTTCGTTGGTATGGTCCAAATAACGCGACGTTAACCATTGGTGGTGATATCGATGTAGAGCAAACACTCAATTGGGTTAGTAAGTATTTTGGTTCAATTCCTGAAGGGCCAGCAGTAGAGAACTCAGAAAAACAACCGGTTAAATTGGATAGAGACAAATACATTACGCTCGAAGATCGAATAAAACAGCCGATGGTAATGATTGGTTGGCCAACCACCTATCGAGGAGAAGAGAGTCAAACGGCATTAGATACCCTTGCGTCAATCTTGGGTAGTGGAAAAAATAGCGTTCTATACCAAGAGTTAGTGAAAACTGAGAAAGCGATAGACGCAGGTGCGTTTCATCAGTGTGCTGAGCTCTCTTGTAGTTTTTATGTTTATGCGATGGGCGATTCTGGTGATCAAGGTGACTTAAGTAAAATCTATGATGACCTCATGGGGGCGCTAGTCAATTTTAAAGCGAATGGAGTAGAACAAGGTAAGCTTGAACAAATTATTGGCCAAGCCGAATCTAGCGCCGTATTTGCATTACAGAGTGTTCATGGGAAAGTGACTCAATTGGCTTCCAATGAAACGTTTTATGGTCAACCTGACAGGATAGAGCGACAACTTGAACAACTTAAAGGTGTGACACCTGAGGCGGTAATGAATGCCTATAACACGTTTGTCGAAGGAAAAAATAAGGTGACGTTGAGTGTTGTACCAAAAGGAAAATTAGATCTAGAGGTAAGAAAAGTAGATTTTATTACCCCCGAGAGAACACTACCGAAATACAATAAAATTGAAAGCAGCGATTTAGAATATTCTAAAGCAAAGGACAGCTTTGATCGAACGATAATGCCTCCTGTTGGCGGCGCCGTTAAAGGTAATATGCCTGAACTCTACAACGTTTATCTAGATAATGGGATTGAGGTTCTGGGCACTGAATCAAGCGAGACTCCTACGGTTGAATTGCAGATTTTATTACCTGCTGGCCACAGATATGTATCTAAAGGTAAGGAAGGCTTGGCAAACTTTACATCTGAATTGATGCAAGAAGGTACAACAGAAAAAAGTATTGAAGCGATTCAAGCCGAACTCGATAAATTGGGTAGCTCTATTAGTTTTGGTTCTGGAAACTATACGACAACGATCAGCGTTTCTTCATTGAAGAAAAATCTCAGTCAGACATTAGCCATTGTTGAGGAGATGCTCTTTAAACCAGAATTTAAACAAGATGATTTTGACCGTTTAAAGAAACAATCTTTAGAAGGTCTTATCTATGAACACCAAAGACCTGCATGGTTAGCGTCGCAAGCGACTAGACAAATACTGTTTGGCAGATCCACATTCGGCCGTTCAAATGATGGTACATTGAAGTCGATAGAGAGCATTCAACTTGAAGACGTGAAAGCGTTTTATAATAGTAATTATACTCCGTTAGGAACCCAAGTCATTATTGTCGGGGATATTTCTAAAGAGAAATTAATCCCCAATCTCAAATTTCTGAGCAAGTGGGAAGGGTCTGATGCACCGATACTACGACCTCAAATAGTAAAACCACCAGTAGGACAACATATCTACCTTGTTGATAAGCCAAGTGCGCCACAGAGTGTAATTAGGTTAGTCCGACAAGGACTGCCATATGATACGGTTGGTGAACAATACCTAAACCAACTCGCTAATTTCAATCTAGCCGGTAACTTTAATAGCCGTATTAATCAGAATTTACGCGAAGATAAAGGGTATACCTATGGTGCGAGTGGTTATCATGCGAGTAATAAAGAGATTGGTATTATTGTCTTCGATGCTCAAGTTAGAGCAGATTCAACCGTCCCATCTATCCAAGAGTTCATTAAAGAGATGAAACGCTACAGTGAAGATGGCATGACCTCCCAGGAGCTAGCGTTTATGCGCTTGGCTGTTGGTCAACAAGATGCTTTGAAATACGAAACACCAAGCCAAAAGGCGAGATTGCTGTCTAATATACTTAATTATTCATTAGATGATGACTATATAGAGCAGCGGAACGCGGTATTGAGTAATGTAAATCGCTCTACATTGAATGAGGTTGCAAGCAAATGGTTTAATCCTACTGACTACCAAATTATAGTAGTAGGAGATGCTAAGAGTTTAAAACCTCAATTGGAAGATCTGGATATACCAGTGGTAGAACTTGAAATTTCTAAGTAG
- a CDS encoding YqaA family protein: MGHAVLDQIALYFTDSALWLLGISGFLSATLLPGASEATFIATLGIKQHTVFSVIFIATLGNTLGGLTNYWIGLWLPNRTQKEKHGHKAIGWLSQYGYVALLFSWLPVIGDPLCLAAGWLRMKFLPSFILIALGKALRYSALTALFYGLI, translated from the coding sequence ATTGGACATGCGGTGTTAGACCAGATCGCTCTGTATTTTACTGACTCAGCCCTTTGGTTATTAGGAATATCTGGTTTCTTAAGTGCCACTTTGTTGCCTGGCGCTTCTGAAGCGACGTTTATCGCGACCTTGGGAATTAAACAACACACGGTTTTTTCAGTTATTTTTATCGCGACTTTAGGTAATACGTTAGGTGGCCTTACAAATTATTGGATAGGTTTATGGTTACCAAATCGAACTCAAAAAGAAAAACATGGTCATAAAGCGATAGGATGGCTAAGTCAGTACGGTTATGTTGCCCTTCTTTTTAGCTGGCTTCCAGTTATCGGCGATCCTCTATGTTTGGCAGCAGGGTGGTTAAGGATGAAATTTCTTCCCAGTTTTATTTTAATAGCCCTCGGTAAGGCATTGAGGTACAGCGCTCTAACCGCGCTGTTTTATGGATTGATTTAA
- a CDS encoding NADP-dependent oxidoreductase, with protein MLTHPFFRLFEGNQVTENIKIVIPEFGKPNVLDFVSGEIPEPQKGEVLIKVYFSGLNPIDVKTRAGMGWAAAQNRDNLPWTPGYEISGKIVSMGEHTQRFVEGDTVAGLVGFPLNAGGYSQYLCVAEEHLSLVPSAVTLEAAAALPVAAQTAAQALNKASVKAGDRVLILAGAGGVGHIAVQIAVAAQAEVYTTCSESNLDYLANLGAHAVNYQFAPVSERVSDVDVLIDLIGGDVALDALKCLKDKARVVTVPTITKDLICEKAGILGFSADGMLVEPNPEQLDTMLYMVSVGLLKVDVQPAISFKNVVEAHYRLETGHTRGKLVLDMRC; from the coding sequence ATGCTAACGCATCCCTTTTTTCGTTTGTTTGAGGGGAACCAAGTGACTGAAAACATAAAAATAGTAATACCTGAGTTCGGAAAACCTAACGTTTTGGATTTTGTGAGTGGAGAGATACCTGAACCTCAAAAAGGTGAAGTTTTAATAAAGGTTTACTTTTCAGGCTTGAATCCGATTGATGTCAAAACTCGAGCTGGAATGGGTTGGGCTGCGGCTCAAAATAGAGATAACTTACCTTGGACGCCTGGCTATGAGATATCGGGGAAAATTGTCTCTATGGGTGAGCATACGCAACGCTTTGTCGAGGGTGATACTGTAGCGGGGCTGGTTGGTTTTCCATTAAACGCAGGTGGATACAGTCAATATCTCTGTGTAGCGGAAGAACATTTGAGTTTGGTCCCTAGTGCAGTAACGTTAGAAGCTGCAGCTGCGTTACCAGTAGCTGCACAAACTGCAGCGCAGGCACTGAACAAAGCGAGTGTAAAGGCGGGGGATAGGGTTCTGATACTTGCTGGAGCAGGAGGCGTTGGGCATATTGCTGTGCAGATAGCGGTAGCAGCGCAAGCAGAAGTCTACACCACGTGTAGTGAATCAAATTTGGATTACCTTGCAAACCTTGGTGCTCATGCCGTCAATTATCAGTTTGCTCCTGTATCTGAACGTGTTTCCGATGTGGATGTACTTATTGACCTTATTGGTGGTGATGTTGCTCTTGATGCCCTTAAATGTTTGAAAGATAAAGCCAGAGTCGTCACTGTTCCTACCATCACCAAAGATCTGATCTGTGAAAAAGCTGGAATTTTAGGGTTTAGTGCTGATGGCATGCTTGTAGAACCGAATCCAGAACAGTTAGACACCATGTTATATATGGTAAGTGTTGGTTTGTTGAAAGTAGATGTTCAGCCAGCGATATCGTTTAAAAACGTTGTAGAGGCCCATTATAGGCTTGAGACAGGGCATACTAGAGGCAAGTTAGTATTGGACATGCGGTGTTAG
- a CDS encoding sodium ion-translocating decarboxylase subunit beta: MEGLMRLWNDTGIANFEFGQICMIAVGCLLLFLAIRKGFEPLLLLPIGFGAVLANIPNAGFTEPGGMLYFVYHVGIETGVFPLIIFMGVGAMTDFGALIANPKTLWLGAAAQFGIFVTLFGAILLNYIPGMEFTLADASSIAIIGGADGPTAIFLSSRLSPDLLGPIAVAAYSYMALVPIIQPPIMKALTTPEERQIKMAQLRHVGKTEKILFPLAVLLMTILFLPSATPLVGMFCLGNLMREAGVVERLSKTAQNELINIVTIFLGLGVGSKLQADKFLNLETLGILALGAVAFSIGTAAGVLMAKLMNKLSKEDINPLIGAAGVSAVPMAARVVNKVGLEANPHNFLLMHAMGPNVAGVLGSAVAAGILLALVG, from the coding sequence ATGGAAGGTTTAATGCGTCTTTGGAATGATACAGGAATAGCCAATTTTGAATTTGGTCAGATCTGTATGATCGCCGTCGGATGCCTGTTACTATTTTTGGCCATTCGTAAGGGCTTTGAGCCCTTACTATTGCTGCCAATTGGTTTCGGTGCAGTACTAGCAAATATCCCTAATGCTGGTTTTACTGAGCCTGGCGGTATGCTTTACTTCGTATACCACGTAGGTATTGAGACTGGTGTGTTTCCATTAATCATCTTTATGGGTGTAGGAGCAATGACCGATTTTGGTGCCTTAATAGCTAACCCAAAAACCTTGTGGTTAGGTGCTGCGGCTCAATTTGGGATTTTTGTAACACTGTTTGGTGCTATCTTATTGAATTACATACCTGGTATGGAATTTACTTTAGCAGATGCATCGTCTATTGCTATCATTGGTGGTGCTGATGGACCGACGGCGATATTCTTGTCCAGTCGATTATCGCCTGATCTTCTGGGTCCTATCGCGGTTGCTGCATATAGCTACATGGCATTAGTGCCTATTATTCAACCACCGATAATGAAGGCATTAACCACGCCAGAAGAACGTCAAATCAAGATGGCCCAGTTGCGTCATGTTGGTAAGACCGAGAAAATACTGTTCCCACTCGCTGTCCTGTTAATGACAATACTTTTCTTACCATCAGCAACACCTTTGGTGGGGATGTTTTGTTTAGGCAACTTGATGCGTGAAGCTGGCGTTGTTGAGCGTTTATCTAAAACGGCACAAAATGAACTAATTAATATTGTGACTATTTTCTTGGGTCTCGGTGTTGGTTCTAAATTACAGGCCGATAAATTCTTAAATCTAGAAACGTTAGGTATTTTGGCGCTTGGTGCAGTGGCATTTAGCATCGGTACGGCGGCAGGTGTACTTATGGCTAAGCTGATGAATAAGTTATCAAAAGAAGACATTAATCCACTTATTGGCGCGGCAGGCGTTTCTGCTGTACCTATGGCTGCACGAGTTGTGAATAAGGTAGGCCTTGAGGCCAATCCACACAATTTTTTGTTGATGCATGCGATGGGCCCCAATGTGGCCGGTGTACTTGGATCTGCGGTAGCTGCTGGTATTTTGTTAGCGTTGGTCGGTTAA